One window of the Dermacentor andersoni chromosome 10, qqDerAnde1_hic_scaffold, whole genome shotgun sequence genome contains the following:
- the LOC126545006 gene encoding putative glutathione-specific gamma-glutamylcyclotransferase 2, translated as MWVFGYGSLMWKADFPYNRKLVGYVKGYVRRFWQASEDHRGVPGKPGRVVTLVPSSDPNDCVWGVAYEIPEAERDEVIGRLDFREKDGYDRVQVLFYPGKSEEKPFSLTIYVAQKENPFYLGPANALDIARQIHDAEGPSGSNREYLLSLIECMRNIAPHVRDQHLLDIEQNLLNLETVVAEKKKTPSHHHQPTSHEESRRVQHEDSRRAEVA; from the exons ATGTGGGTCTTCGGGTATGGCTCGCTTATGTGGAAAGCGGATTTCCCATACAACCGCAAGCTTGTCGGTTATGTCAAGGGATACGTGCGTCGGTTTTGGCAGGCCAGCGAAGACCACCGTGGAGTCCCCGGCAAA CCGGGACGTGTGGTGACCTTGGTACCGTCGTCGGACCCAAAC GATTGCGTTTGGGGCGTCGCTTACGAAATACCCGAGGCTGAAAGAGATGAAGTCATCGGCCGCCTCGACTTCCGCGAGAAAGACGGCTACGACAGG GTGCAGGTGTTGTTCTACCCTGGCAAATCCGAGGAGAAGCCCTTCTCGCTCACCATTTACGTAGCGCAGAAGGAGAACCCCTTCTACCTGGGACCTGCCAATGCACTGGACATTGCCCGGCAGATCCACGACGCCGAGGGGCCAAGCGGCTCCAACCGCGAGTACCTCCTCTCTCTCATCGAGTGCATGCGCAACATCGCACCGCACGTTCGCGACCAGCACCTGTTGGACATCGAGCAAAACCTGCTCAACCTGGAAACTgtagtggcagaaaaaaaaaagacgccatcGCACCATCACCAGCCTACGAGCCACGAAGAGAGCCGAAGAGTGCAGCATGAAGACAGCCGGCGCGCAGAGGTTGCCTGA
- the LOC126545004 gene encoding transcription elongation factor, mitochondrial-like, whose product MRLRCPVQYFNRVNLFRALGPFQDACTFEVGSVRSISFGQQYTREQQDQILRVLNNSSEKELRKLSISPLNIMRILHHREENSGFASMEHVGAIDGMQTRGLARICETILYGKKPQEKRLPDRGNSIIPQLTLERIESVNDIVAIDVSPPFMTWAHVTWDHFVLALERVQFLEDKVQPHLYNYYNAVQQVLRQLPPASLYVVEQKAQRHKGELAQSQSQLTVQAMLVALLSHGKQLQPQVISIKSSAITNLFDLNVGNERVSGQGTLKKLVDAGIISFQGNLRSIYFKETSVNREHFCGVLLLARAFYMLAKT is encoded by the exons ATGAGGTTACGATGCCCGGTGCAGTATTTTAATCGTGTGAACTTGTTCAGAGCCCTCGGACCTTTTCAGGATGCGTGTACCTTTGAAGTT GGCAGTGTCCGGTCGATATCCTTTGGCCAGCAGTACACCCGTGAGCAGCAGGACCAGATCCTGAGGGTCCTGAACAACTCGTCGGAAAAGGAGCTGCGCAAGCTGTCCATCAGCCCGCTGAACATCATGCGCATCCTGCACCACCGCGAGGAGAACAGCGGCTTTGCCAGCATGGAGCACGTGGGCGCCATCGACGGCATGCAGACGCGCGGCCTGGCCAGGATCTGTGAGACCATCCTGTACGGAAAGAAGCCACAGGAGAAAAGGCTGCCCGACAGGGGGAATAGCATCATCCCTCAACTAACACTGGAGAGGATTGAG AGCGTCAACGACATAGTGGCCATAGATGTGAGTCCTCCATTCATGACGTGGGCCCACGTGACGTGGGACCACTTTGTGCTCGCCCTCGAACGAGTGCAGTTCCTCGAAGACAAGGTGCAGCCTCACCTGTATAACTACTACAATGCA GTGCAGCAGGTGCTGAGGCAGCTGCCGCCCGCGAGCCTCTACGTGGTCGAGCAGAAGGCGCAGCGGCACAAGGGCGAACTCGCCCAGAGCCAAAGCCAACTGACCGTGCAGGCCATGCTGGTGGCGCTGCTGAGCCATGGCAAGCAGCTGCAGCCACAG GTGATTTCCATAAAGTCGTCCGCTATCACAAACCTCTTCGACCTGAATGTCGGCAACGAGAGAGTGTCTGGCCAGGGCACACTCAAGAAGCTGGTGGATGCTGGCATAATCAGCTTCCAAGGAAACTTGAGGAGCATCTACTTTAAAGAAACATCCGTCAACAGAGAACACTTTTGTGGAGTCCTTCTACTGGCCAGGGCGTTCTACATGCTCGCCAAGACTTGA